In Acidisarcina sp., a single window of DNA contains:
- a CDS encoding SGNH/GDSL hydrolase family protein produces MRKYILALLLCAASLSYAQSSFVTISASKLYAGGSHLVRAGKLCATATDASDQPLSIGVQGGGIVLPLSACSTISNGAATLQVADPRTASLNAEYRITVFDADSQRTSIYSRVVVDGSWCTGTTCSLDSYDPTTSVPMIVPDITLGSADATGTKDVSSRVNAAIAAQVGSYLGSSASFTLPPGQFWVPSLSNVYGVPFTGPGRLLKTVNQTSLNSSNATVTATTAQANSYAYATPRLVFGQEYMSHWMANIQGGAATKVLFSGDSTTQGVNITNNAYLVDKLFAASASSAGLVNITTSNSGQSGKDTADWVSTFLASDLATSPDVYVVRWGINDPFWGLTPAQTIANIRSGLATIRASKNVDQMTVVLEMPSAVNDNPNGRGATYYEQLRNGYAQAARDYQAVFIDLYGLMPDNDFAVQTCMMDQPFAGTSTPPVHIHPGNCKNPIYNDILAKTLIDPVRVWGSSSSTPTGSFTGPVSTNYPGSGVFMGANPTYGPTQVFYNSLAGTDNKLWQFYPDTAGTFNLWMVNDASNAVTTVLAIPRSGINPQPMRINDDLQVSGTISAGGGAIAVYRCTTAGTLPVGALTVDGSTCGASTDTGLRVK; encoded by the coding sequence ATGAGAAAATATATCCTTGCCCTGCTGCTCTGCGCGGCCTCGCTCTCCTATGCTCAGAGCAGCTTTGTCACCATCAGCGCGAGCAAGCTCTATGCCGGTGGAAGTCACCTAGTGCGAGCTGGTAAGCTCTGCGCTACTGCTACCGATGCCAGCGATCAGCCACTGTCTATTGGTGTGCAGGGTGGTGGTATTGTCCTGCCTCTTTCTGCATGCTCCACCATCAGCAATGGTGCAGCGACTCTACAGGTGGCGGACCCTCGCACAGCTAGTCTCAATGCTGAATACAGGATCACGGTGTTCGATGCGGACAGCCAGCGGACATCTATCTATAGCCGGGTAGTAGTCGATGGATCATGGTGCACCGGGACTACCTGTAGTCTCGACAGTTACGATCCGACTACCAGCGTACCTATGATAGTCCCGGATATCACGCTGGGCTCTGCCGATGCTACGGGGACCAAGGACGTATCCAGCAGGGTGAATGCTGCTATCGCTGCGCAGGTGGGTAGCTATCTCGGAAGTAGTGCATCGTTCACGTTGCCTCCAGGACAATTCTGGGTTCCAAGTCTGAGCAATGTCTACGGTGTACCCTTTACCGGTCCGGGAAGATTGCTGAAGACGGTCAATCAGACATCGCTCAACTCGTCGAATGCGACCGTGACCGCTACTACGGCGCAAGCTAACAGCTATGCCTATGCGACTCCTCGTCTGGTATTCGGGCAGGAATACATGAGCCACTGGATGGCTAACATACAGGGAGGAGCAGCGACCAAGGTACTATTTAGCGGTGACTCTACGACGCAGGGAGTCAACATCACCAATAACGCCTACCTTGTGGATAAATTGTTCGCTGCGTCGGCTTCGTCTGCGGGTTTGGTTAATATAACAACTTCCAATTCCGGTCAGTCGGGTAAAGATACTGCTGATTGGGTATCCACCTTTTTAGCCTCGGACCTAGCGACATCCCCTGACGTCTATGTAGTCCGGTGGGGTATCAATGACCCATTCTGGGGACTCACTCCTGCTCAGACCATTGCCAACATCCGTAGCGGTCTGGCAACGATCCGGGCATCGAAGAATGTGGATCAGATGACCGTAGTGCTGGAGATGCCGTCTGCGGTCAACGACAATCCCAATGGTCGTGGAGCTACCTATTACGAGCAACTGCGAAACGGGTATGCTCAGGCCGCGAGAGACTATCAGGCGGTATTCATCGACCTGTATGGCCTGATGCCAGACAATGACTTCGCGGTGCAGACCTGCATGATGGATCAGCCTTTTGCGGGTACGTCTACACCGCCAGTCCATATCCATCCGGGTAACTGCAAAAACCCCATCTACAACGACATATTAGCTAAGACCTTGATCGATCCAGTGCGGGTGTGGGGTAGCAGCAGCTCGACTCCGACAGGATCATTTACTGGTCCCGTCTCCACAAACTACCCCGGCTCTGGGGTATTCATGGGGGCTAACCCTACCTATGGACCTACGCAGGTGTTCTATAACTCGCTTGCGGGAACAGACAATAAGCTGTGGCAGTTTTACCCGGACACGGCTGGCACGTTTAACCTCTGGATGGTGAATGATGCGTCTAATGCTGTCACCACGGTGCTAGCGATCCCCCGCTCGGGGATAAATCCTCAGCCTATGAGGATCAATGACGACCTACAGGTGAGCGGGACTATATCCGCTGGTGGTGGCGCTATAGCTGTGTATCGCTGCACTACTGCGGGTACTCTGCCAGTCGGTGCACTGACTGTAGATGGTAGTACCTGTGGAGCCAGCACAGACACCGGCCTCCGCGTCAAGTAG
- a CDS encoding ATP-binding cassette domain-containing protein yields MISVSNVSMRYGSKVLFEDVSINFIAGRRYGLTGPNGAGKSTFMKILTGEIDAQKGSVVRPRKFGVLRQDQFAFDAYRVIDTVIMGNKGLWSALEEREKIYSKSELTDEDGMRLGELEGIVGEEDGYTAESDAAILLQGLDIPDEIHERKMGELQGGQKVRVLLAQALFGKPQALLLDEPTNYLDLDSIHWLQDFLLHFEGSLITISHDRHFLNSVCTHIADIDYETIITYTGGYDEMVLAKTGIRSRLEAENAQREKKIAQLNEFIARFAAGTRSSQVTSRKKEVERLQTNDLARSNIQRPYIRFDMLRPSGKHVLEIEDLSKSYGDLKVIQGFNSAVMRGEKVCLMGRNGLGKTTMLKSLLAGNRDLEEPGFTTDGGSVKWGHEAQIGYFPQDVSNIIEKGMTVSDWLHQFDPKATKEDIRGLLGQMLFSGEEGLKPTDALSGGEAARLLFCKLMLAKPNILIFDEPTNHLDLESINALNIAIQRYEGTVLLVTHDHDLIDEVATRIWHFDNGTIEDFKGPYEEYASNRSRISNLLIP; encoded by the coding sequence ATGATTTCAGTCAGCAACGTGAGTATGCGCTATGGGTCGAAGGTTCTCTTCGAAGACGTATCGATCAACTTCATCGCAGGCCGCCGTTACGGCTTGACCGGTCCAAATGGCGCGGGCAAATCGACCTTCATGAAGATCCTGACCGGCGAAATCGATGCTCAGAAGGGCTCGGTCGTCCGTCCGCGGAAGTTCGGCGTGCTCCGTCAGGATCAGTTCGCCTTCGACGCGTATCGTGTGATCGACACCGTCATTATGGGCAACAAGGGCCTATGGTCGGCATTGGAGGAACGCGAAAAGATCTACTCCAAGAGTGAGTTGACGGATGAAGATGGAATGCGCCTCGGCGAACTGGAAGGCATCGTAGGCGAAGAGGATGGTTACACGGCCGAGAGCGATGCGGCGATTCTGCTGCAAGGCCTCGACATTCCCGATGAGATCCACGAGCGCAAGATGGGCGAGCTGCAAGGTGGGCAAAAGGTCCGTGTGCTGCTGGCCCAGGCCCTCTTCGGCAAACCACAGGCGCTGCTGCTCGATGAGCCTACGAATTATCTGGATCTTGACTCCATTCACTGGCTGCAGGATTTTCTCCTCCATTTCGAAGGATCGCTGATCACCATCTCTCACGATCGCCACTTCCTGAACAGCGTGTGCACGCACATCGCCGATATCGATTATGAGACGATCATCACCTACACCGGCGGCTATGACGAGATGGTGCTGGCCAAGACCGGAATCCGCTCACGCCTGGAGGCGGAGAACGCCCAGCGCGAAAAGAAGATTGCCCAACTGAATGAGTTCATTGCGCGCTTTGCCGCCGGCACCCGCTCCAGCCAGGTTACGAGCCGTAAGAAGGAAGTCGAGCGCCTGCAGACAAACGACCTGGCACGCTCGAACATTCAACGCCCGTACATCCGCTTTGACATGCTGCGGCCATCCGGCAAACATGTGCTCGAAATCGAGGACCTCTCCAAGAGCTATGGAGACCTGAAGGTGATCCAGGGCTTTAACTCGGCGGTGATGCGGGGAGAAAAGGTCTGCCTGATGGGGCGCAATGGACTCGGCAAGACAACCATGCTGAAATCCCTGCTGGCGGGCAATCGCGATCTTGAGGAGCCCGGCTTCACGACAGATGGAGGTTCGGTGAAGTGGGGCCACGAGGCGCAGATCGGATACTTTCCGCAGGACGTATCCAACATTATTGAAAAGGGGATGACGGTCTCCGATTGGCTGCACCAGTTTGATCCGAAGGCCACCAAAGAGGATATCCGGGGACTGCTGGGCCAGATGCTCTTCAGCGGCGAAGAGGGGCTGAAGCCAACCGACGCGCTCTCGGGCGGTGAAGCGGCGCGACTCCTTTTCTGCAAGCTGATGCTGGCAAAGCCGAACATCCTGATCTTCGACGAACCCACGAATCACCTGGATCTGGAGTCGATCAATGCGTTGAATATCGCGATCCAGCGTTACGAAGGCACCGTGCTACTGGTCACTCACGATCACGACCTTATCGACGAAGTTGCGACTCGCATCTGGCATTTTGACAACGGAACCATCGAGGACTTCAAGGGGCCGTACGAAGAGTACGCCAGTAACCGTAGTAGAATCAGTAACTTACTGATTCCTTAG
- the feoB gene encoding ferrous iron transport protein B produces MSCCTPPTIDLPIAPKVAGEIHTVALIGPPNSGKTTLFNRLTGMRQKVANYPGVTVEQKIGHLSGIGRRDLTLIDLPGIYTFDSYSEDARVAVDVLKGNMPGTPMPDAVLLVLDSLHLTRQLMLAAPILALGLPTLILLNMTDLMEQRGGTVDPLKLAKELGAPVAQISANKGTGLQAINVFLNQHSTVAPFQLPVIGNAASTHQWAVQISSKTGYKAPLSAETSLKIDRILLHRIWGPLLFVVVVIGVFQSIFTMGQPLSNAFGNLLSALGSQIRPLIPSEWLQSLVIDGAWTGVQSVLVFLPQILLLFLFIGILEDSGYLARAALISDRTMRSIGLNGKAFIPLLSAYGCAVPAIMATRTIENKRDRIATILVAPFMTCSARLPVYMLIIAAFIPNRPVLGSFFGLRACVMLSLYLLGFLAALLTARLLKSSILKSSVTPFILELPQYRWPTLRSLGLRLYDRARVFLHQAGTIIVSVTIVLWILGHLPMHGGKFPLLADSAIGKLGQWIEPAIRPLGFNWKIGIGLLTSVLARETIVGTLGTLYGTDPATQSLGLQAALRQDIHLGGAIALIVFFAFAMQCTSTMAVVRRETNSWKWPVLQFSYMFVLAYTGAFIANQVISRFF; encoded by the coding sequence ATGAGCTGCTGCACCCCGCCGACCATTGATCTCCCCATCGCACCCAAGGTTGCGGGTGAGATCCACACGGTCGCCCTTATAGGCCCTCCGAACTCCGGTAAGACGACTCTTTTCAATCGCTTGACCGGAATGCGGCAGAAGGTCGCCAATTATCCCGGGGTCACCGTCGAGCAAAAGATCGGCCACCTTAGCGGTATAGGCCGGCGCGACCTTACCCTGATCGATCTACCCGGCATCTACACGTTCGATTCCTATTCTGAAGATGCTCGCGTTGCGGTGGATGTTCTGAAGGGCAATATGCCGGGCACTCCGATGCCCGACGCTGTCCTGCTCGTTCTTGATTCCCTGCACCTGACACGCCAACTCATGCTGGCCGCTCCCATCCTGGCGCTGGGTTTGCCGACGCTCATTCTGCTGAACATGACGGACCTGATGGAGCAACGCGGCGGCACTGTCGATCCGCTAAAGCTGGCCAAGGAACTGGGCGCTCCGGTAGCGCAGATCAGCGCAAATAAGGGCACCGGGTTGCAGGCCATTAACGTGTTCCTGAATCAGCACTCCACGGTCGCTCCCTTCCAGCTTCCGGTGATCGGGAATGCGGCCAGCACGCACCAGTGGGCTGTCCAGATCAGTTCCAAGACGGGATATAAAGCTCCGCTTTCCGCAGAGACCAGCCTGAAGATTGACCGGATTCTGCTGCATCGCATCTGGGGTCCACTGTTGTTTGTGGTAGTGGTGATCGGCGTATTCCAGTCGATCTTTACCATGGGGCAGCCGCTGAGCAATGCCTTCGGCAACCTGCTTTCGGCCCTGGGATCGCAGATTCGTCCCCTTATTCCCAGTGAGTGGCTGCAATCACTCGTGATCGATGGCGCGTGGACCGGCGTTCAGTCGGTTCTCGTCTTTCTGCCGCAGATCCTGCTGCTGTTTCTCTTTATTGGCATTCTGGAAGATTCAGGATACCTGGCGCGTGCTGCGCTGATTTCCGATCGCACGATGCGCAGTATTGGCCTCAACGGCAAGGCGTTTATTCCCCTGCTTTCTGCGTATGGATGCGCGGTACCGGCGATCATGGCAACGCGCACCATCGAGAACAAGCGTGACCGTATTGCTACGATTCTCGTCGCGCCGTTTATGACGTGCTCGGCCCGTCTGCCGGTCTACATGCTGATTATCGCGGCCTTCATTCCGAATCGCCCTGTGCTGGGAAGCTTCTTCGGGCTGCGGGCCTGCGTCATGCTCTCGTTGTACCTGCTCGGGTTTCTTGCAGCGCTGCTGACGGCGCGGCTGCTCAAGTCTTCGATCCTGAAGAGCTCGGTAACGCCGTTCATCCTGGAATTACCGCAATACCGCTGGCCGACCCTGCGTTCCCTGGGTTTGCGGCTCTATGATCGTGCTCGCGTCTTTCTGCATCAGGCGGGCACAATCATTGTGAGCGTCACGATTGTGCTCTGGATTCTCGGTCACCTGCCCATGCACGGCGGCAAATTCCCGCTGCTGGCGGATAGCGCAATCGGAAAGCTCGGCCAGTGGATTGAGCCGGCCATCCGTCCGCTCGGCTTCAACTGGAAGATCGGCATTGGCCTGCTGACCTCGGTGCTTGCGCGGGAGACAATCGTGGGCACGCTGGGCACGCTCTATGGCACCGATCCGGCAACGCAGTCGCTGGGCCTGCAGGCGGCTTTGCGCCAGGACATTCACCTGGGCGGCGCTATTGCGCTGATCGTGTTCTTTGCCTTTGCCATGCAGTGCACCTCCACCATGGCCGTGGTGCGGCGCGAGACGAATAGCTGGAAGTGGCCGGTACTGCAGTTCTCCTATATGTTCGTACTGGCTTATACCGGCGCATTCATTGCGAATCAGGTCATTTCGCGCTTCTTTTAA
- a CDS encoding FeoA family protein has product MQKRKLNVLSELKVGQTAIVSKLNLPPTVQYHLMHMGIMPEASVLALRRAPAGDPTVYAVDGIEIALRRETAQSIVMRPPANLVEEAG; this is encoded by the coding sequence ATGCAGAAGCGCAAGTTGAACGTACTGAGTGAATTGAAGGTTGGGCAAACTGCGATCGTCAGCAAACTGAATCTGCCGCCCACCGTGCAATACCACCTCATGCATATGGGTATCATGCCGGAAGCCAGTGTGCTTGCGCTGCGCCGCGCTCCTGCCGGAGATCCTACAGTTTATGCCGTAGATGGGATTGAGATAGCCTTGCGGCGGGAAACAGCGCAGTCTATTGTGATGCGTCCACCTGCGAATCTGGTAGAAGAGGCTGGTTAA
- the nifJ gene encoding pyruvate:ferredoxin (flavodoxin) oxidoreductase: protein MKDTNTVILDANEAAASVAYRLAEVVAIYPITPSSPMAEWCDQWKSEGKKNIWGALPIVEELQSEGGAAGSLHGALQAGAFATTFTASQGLLLMIPNMYKIAGELTAAVMHVTARTVATHALSIFGDHSDVMACRQTGFAMLCSNSVQEAADLALVSHIATLESRVPFVHFFDGFRTSHEVNKIIPISDDDIRALLDNKYVVAHRERALSSDRPILRGTAQNPDVFFQAREAANPYYLACPTIVQDVMNRFAKQTGRSYKLFDYVGAPDAERVIILMGSGVGAAEEAIENLIAQGEKIGVLKVRLFRPFSSEAFLNELPATVRKIAVLDRTKEPGSVGEPLYQDVVTVFSEAFTEGKTKFAEMPRIIGGRYGLSSKEFTPAMVKGIFDELSKPQPKNHFTIGIHDDVTHTSLAYDPEFSTENPRTVRALFYGLGSDGTVGANKNSIKIIGANTPNYAQGYFVYDSKKSGALTTSHLRFGPDPIRSTYLITKANFVACHQFSFLERMDIVSAAAQGAVFLLNAPYSAEEVWQHIPRKTQKEIIDKQLKFYVIDGYQVARGAGMGNRINTIMQTCFFAISGILPREEAIEQIKKYIQKTYGKRGDAVVQQNFAAVDAALAHLHEVKVPATVTATFEILPTIPAKAPAFVRDVLGRIADGHGDELPVSALPAGGTFPTATAQWEKRNIAQIIPVWDKDLCIQCGKCVMVCPHAVIRAKVFDAPLAAGAPPTFKSVKAKWRGMEQDLYSLQVAAEDCTGCKLCVEVCPVKSKSEAKHKAINMEMQAPLREAERENWNFFLSLPEVDRSKLSHTQVKDIQLLQPLFEFSGACAGCGETPYIKLLTQLFGDRLYIANATGCSSIYGGNLPTTPYTVNPQGRGPTWSNSLFEDNAEFGFGMRSALDQQKTYAEGLLSSLSSILGDKLIHETLEAEQRTEADITAQRARVEEIRKKLKTADSIAARTLLPIVDSLVRKSVWIVGGDGWAYDIGFGGVDQVLGSGKNIKILVLDTETYSNTGGQMSKSTPRGAVAKFAAAGKRTSKKDIAMEAVSYGSVYVARVAIGAQDMHTVKAFQEAEAYDGPALIIAYSHCIAHGYDLSHGLDQQKAAVASGYWPLMRYNPMLREEGKNPFLLDSKAPAIALKEYSYHEARYTMLARSNPEAAKMLLREAQDDVERQWRVYSGRASMAGRSATPGIAPPEKPSEVAAVAKEGEE, encoded by the coding sequence ATGAAGGACACAAATACGGTCATTCTCGACGCCAACGAAGCAGCCGCGTCGGTAGCGTACCGGCTCGCCGAGGTTGTCGCGATCTATCCGATTACACCATCGTCCCCGATGGCAGAGTGGTGCGATCAATGGAAATCCGAGGGCAAGAAGAACATCTGGGGTGCCCTGCCTATTGTCGAAGAACTGCAGAGTGAAGGTGGCGCCGCCGGTTCCTTGCATGGTGCGCTTCAGGCTGGAGCCTTCGCCACGACGTTTACCGCATCGCAGGGCCTGCTGCTGATGATCCCGAACATGTACAAAATCGCTGGCGAATTGACCGCAGCGGTGATGCATGTAACGGCCCGCACGGTTGCGACGCACGCGCTGTCCATCTTCGGAGATCACTCCGACGTGATGGCCTGCCGCCAGACGGGATTCGCAATGCTCTGCTCCAATTCCGTACAGGAAGCAGCCGATCTCGCTCTTGTCTCCCATATCGCCACGCTGGAATCCCGTGTGCCTTTCGTTCACTTCTTCGATGGTTTCCGGACCTCGCACGAAGTTAACAAGATCATTCCCATCTCGGATGACGATATCCGTGCGCTGCTCGATAACAAGTATGTGGTTGCGCATCGCGAGCGCGCTTTGAGCTCCGATCGCCCGATCCTCCGTGGTACCGCGCAGAACCCCGATGTGTTCTTCCAGGCCCGCGAAGCCGCCAATCCGTACTACCTGGCCTGCCCGACGATTGTGCAGGACGTGATGAACCGCTTTGCAAAACAGACGGGCCGCAGCTACAAGCTGTTTGACTATGTTGGCGCACCGGATGCCGAACGCGTCATCATCCTGATGGGCTCGGGCGTGGGCGCGGCGGAAGAGGCAATTGAGAACCTGATCGCCCAGGGCGAGAAGATTGGCGTCCTGAAAGTGCGGCTGTTCCGCCCCTTCTCCTCCGAAGCATTTCTGAACGAATTGCCGGCGACGGTTCGCAAGATCGCGGTTCTCGATCGCACCAAGGAACCAGGTTCTGTAGGTGAACCGCTCTATCAGGATGTGGTTACCGTCTTCAGCGAGGCCTTCACCGAAGGCAAGACGAAGTTTGCGGAGATGCCGCGCATTATCGGAGGCCGCTATGGCCTGTCATCGAAGGAATTCACTCCCGCCATGGTCAAGGGCATCTTCGACGAGCTGAGCAAGCCGCAGCCGAAGAATCACTTCACCATCGGCATTCACGACGACGTGACGCACACCAGCCTTGCCTACGATCCCGAGTTCTCCACCGAGAACCCGCGCACCGTACGCGCTCTGTTCTATGGCCTCGGCTCAGATGGTACGGTGGGTGCGAACAAGAACTCAATCAAGATCATCGGCGCCAACACGCCGAACTATGCTCAAGGGTACTTTGTCTACGACTCCAAGAAGTCCGGAGCTCTGACGACTTCGCATCTACGTTTCGGCCCGGATCCGATTCGCTCCACATACCTCATTACCAAGGCGAACTTCGTGGCCTGCCACCAGTTCTCCTTCCTGGAGAGGATGGACATCGTCTCAGCCGCGGCCCAGGGCGCGGTCTTCCTCCTGAACGCGCCTTACAGTGCGGAGGAGGTCTGGCAGCATATTCCACGCAAGACGCAGAAGGAGATCATCGACAAGCAGTTGAAGTTCTACGTGATCGATGGGTATCAGGTTGCGCGCGGCGCCGGAATGGGCAATCGCATCAACACCATCATGCAGACATGCTTCTTCGCTATCAGCGGCATACTTCCGCGAGAAGAGGCAATTGAGCAGATCAAGAAGTACATCCAGAAGACCTATGGCAAACGTGGTGATGCCGTAGTGCAGCAGAACTTTGCCGCTGTGGACGCAGCCCTCGCACACCTGCATGAGGTAAAGGTGCCAGCCACCGTGACAGCGACCTTCGAAATTCTGCCGACGATTCCCGCGAAGGCGCCTGCATTTGTGCGGGACGTTCTCGGCAGGATCGCCGACGGGCACGGCGACGAGTTGCCGGTAAGTGCGCTGCCGGCGGGCGGAACGTTCCCCACTGCTACAGCGCAATGGGAGAAGCGGAATATCGCGCAGATTATCCCGGTCTGGGACAAGGATCTGTGCATCCAGTGCGGCAAGTGTGTCATGGTATGCCCGCATGCAGTCATCCGCGCCAAGGTATTTGACGCTCCGCTGGCTGCAGGAGCTCCGCCTACCTTCAAATCGGTCAAGGCGAAGTGGCGCGGTATGGAGCAGGATCTCTACAGCCTGCAGGTGGCGGCGGAAGATTGCACCGGCTGCAAGTTGTGCGTGGAGGTCTGCCCGGTAAAGAGCAAGAGCGAAGCCAAGCACAAGGCGATCAATATGGAGATGCAGGCGCCATTGCGCGAGGCAGAGCGCGAGAACTGGAACTTCTTCCTGTCCCTGCCGGAAGTCGATCGCAGCAAGCTCTCGCACACGCAGGTGAAGGACATCCAGCTTCTGCAGCCGCTGTTTGAGTTCTCCGGCGCCTGCGCAGGTTGCGGTGAGACACCATATATCAAACTGCTGACGCAGCTTTTTGGCGACCGCCTGTACATCGCCAACGCAACTGGCTGCTCGTCGATCTACGGTGGCAACCTGCCGACCACGCCTTACACGGTCAATCCGCAGGGACGCGGCCCGACATGGTCCAACTCTTTGTTTGAGGACAATGCCGAGTTTGGCTTCGGCATGCGGAGCGCCCTGGACCAGCAGAAGACGTATGCGGAAGGGCTCTTGAGCAGCCTCTCCTCGATCCTCGGTGACAAACTGATCCACGAGACACTGGAAGCGGAACAGCGGACCGAGGCGGACATTACTGCACAGCGGGCTCGCGTAGAGGAGATCCGCAAGAAGCTGAAGACTGCGGATTCCATCGCGGCGCGGACCTTGCTTCCGATTGTGGATTCTCTGGTTCGCAAGAGCGTGTGGATCGTCGGCGGCGATGGCTGGGCTTACGATATCGGCTTTGGCGGCGTAGATCAGGTGCTGGGCTCCGGGAAGAACATCAAGATCCTGGTGCTCGACACGGAAACCTACTCCAATACCGGTGGCCAGATGTCGAAGTCGACCCCACGGGGAGCTGTTGCGAAGTTCGCCGCGGCCGGTAAACGGACGAGCAAGAAGGACATCGCGATGGAAGCGGTCAGCTATGGTTCGGTGTATGTGGCGCGGGTTGCCATCGGCGCTCAGGACATGCACACGGTCAAGGCCTTCCAGGAAGCGGAAGCCTATGACGGGCCAGCATTGATCATCGCGTACAGCCACTGCATTGCACACGGCTATGACCTGTCGCATGGTCTGGACCAGCAGAAGGCCGCGGTCGCCTCGGGATACTGGCCACTGATGCGCTATAACCCGATGCTCCGCGAGGAAGGGAAGAATCCGTTTCTCCTTGACTCCAAGGCGCCTGCGATTGCGTTGAAGGAATACAGCTACCACGAGGCTCGCTATACCATGCTGGCTCGCAGTAATCCGGAGGCCGCGAAGATGTTGCTCCGCGAAGCACAGGATGATGTCGAGCGTCAGTGGCGTGTTTACTCCGGCCGCGCTTCCATGGCGGGCCGCAGTGCCACTCCGGGAATCGCGCCGCCTGAAAAACCCAGCGAAGTCGCTGCCGTCGCGAAGGAAGGTGAAGAGTAA
- a CDS encoding dihydroorotate dehydrogenase-like protein, protein MIDLSTEYLGLKLKNPLVVSSTPLSQSIATIRRMEDCGASAVVLSSLFEEQLILESRALDKDLTRGTESFAESLDYLPKFDDYRQGHETYLEHLRKAKAAVSIPVLASLNGVTPGGWIRFAKDIEQAGADALELNTYSLATDPLISSMDVEKGVVELVRQVKASVGIPVSVKLSPFYTSISNLATQLDAVGADGLILFNRFYQPDFDIENLDVVPSLHFSTSEELLLRLHWVAILFSHVKADLAITGGVHTAEDVLKTMMAGAQVAMMASALHVQGIDHLTSLREQIVRWMTEHEYESIRQMRGSLSRRSVPDTSPFERGNYIKTLSSYTMEKPTTLQ, encoded by the coding sequence ATGATTGACCTGTCAACAGAGTATCTAGGGCTGAAGCTGAAGAATCCGTTGGTGGTCTCTTCCACCCCGCTTTCTCAGTCCATTGCAACCATTCGGAGGATGGAAGACTGCGGAGCCTCCGCAGTCGTCCTCTCCTCTCTATTCGAAGAGCAGTTGATTCTCGAGAGCCGGGCACTCGACAAGGATCTGACTCGCGGAACGGAGTCCTTCGCCGAGTCGTTGGATTATCTGCCCAAATTCGATGATTACCGCCAGGGCCATGAGACTTACCTGGAGCATCTGCGCAAGGCAAAAGCAGCCGTTTCTATCCCTGTCCTCGCCAGCCTCAACGGCGTGACGCCAGGAGGATGGATTCGCTTTGCGAAGGATATTGAGCAGGCAGGTGCGGATGCGCTCGAACTGAACACATACTCTCTTGCCACCGATCCGCTGATCTCCAGCATGGACGTGGAAAAGGGAGTGGTGGAACTGGTTCGCCAGGTGAAGGCGAGCGTCGGTATTCCGGTGAGCGTTAAGCTCTCGCCCTTTTACACCAGCATTTCCAACCTCGCAACGCAGTTGGATGCGGTAGGAGCAGACGGGCTCATTCTCTTTAACCGCTTCTATCAACCCGACTTTGACATTGAGAACCTGGACGTCGTTCCCAGCCTGCACTTCAGCACTTCGGAAGAACTGCTGTTGAGGCTCCACTGGGTCGCGATCCTCTTCAGCCACGTCAAGGCCGACCTTGCCATTACGGGCGGCGTCCATACCGCGGAAGATGTTTTGAAGACAATGATGGCGGGTGCCCAGGTTGCCATGATGGCCTCCGCACTGCACGTTCAGGGCATCGACCACCTTACCAGCCTGCGCGAGCAGATTGTTCGCTGGATGACCGAACATGAGTATGAATCGATTCGGCAGATGCGTGGCAGTCTGAGCCGGCGTTCAGTACCGGATACCTCGCCTTTCGAGCGCGGCAATTACATCAAGACTCTGAGTTCTTACACGATGGAGAAGCCGACGACGCTGCAGTAG
- a CDS encoding hydrogenase maturation protease yields MARQLVLACGNPLRGDDGVGWKIAAAVENDASLPGVEVVIAQQLAPELAETISGADTVIFVDCSAISLPGEVSTFPVEPTPGTNGSLTHHVSPSALLALSEELFGSLPRRAIAVTVGGKSFELAEELTDEVSSALPRAVQAIRQALRDDSAEV; encoded by the coding sequence GTGGCTCGCCAACTGGTTCTCGCCTGCGGCAATCCGCTGCGGGGCGATGATGGAGTGGGCTGGAAGATTGCCGCAGCGGTGGAAAACGATGCTTCCCTGCCGGGCGTCGAAGTGGTAATCGCGCAGCAGTTGGCGCCTGAACTTGCAGAGACGATCAGCGGAGCAGATACGGTCATTTTTGTAGACTGCTCCGCGATTTCTTTGCCGGGAGAGGTATCGACGTTCCCGGTCGAACCCACGCCCGGCACCAACGGAAGCCTGACCCATCACGTGAGCCCATCGGCACTGCTGGCCCTGTCGGAGGAACTCTTCGGTTCGCTCCCGCGCCGTGCCATCGCAGTTACCGTTGGCGGCAAATCATTTGAGCTCGCAGAGGAGTTGACCGACGAAGTAAGCTCCGCCCTCCCACGAGCCGTACAAGCAATTCGACAGGCACTGCGGGACGACTCCGCCGAGGTCTGA